The Rheinheimera mangrovi genome contains the following window.
TGGAAACCCAAGCGCTGAGTACGATTTAAGTCGCGATAATTATGGTGGCTTTGTTGAAGTGATAGTTCCGGCTCTAGAAAATCTGGAGCTGACTGGTGCTGTGCGTTATGACAATATCGGTGAAGTGACCTCTGATTTTGTTTACGACGCAGATGGTGTTGCAGGACCTGGCAGTTACAAAGTTAACGACTCAATGAATGACACCACCTATAAACTTGCACTGCGTTACAACGCAACTGAAGACTTGTTGCTGCGTGCTTCAACAGGCACAGGTTTCAAAGCTCCTTCAATGCTTGCTCTGGCAGAGCCTAAAGTGGAATTTGGTGTAACCAGCAGCCCATATACATGTCCATTTGCGGGTACTACTGATCCATTAGCAGCATTGTGCAGCGCCTCTCCGCAACAGCTTGAAGCTTTCCGTCAGGGCAACGCAGCGTTAAAGCCAGAAGAATCTGAGCAGTACACTTTAGGTTTTGTTTATGCGCCTGATAATAACTTCAGCTTCAGTATGGATTACTGGAACATTGAACTGACCAACCTGGTGACTTCGGTAACTGAATCTCAGATCGTCAACAACCCGGGACGTTACCGTGACCTGTTCACGACTAAAACTAACCAGGCGACTGGTCAGGAAGAGCTTGCTATTATTTTCGCTAGCGTCAACGTGGGTCAGTCAATCAACAAAGGTATTGACTGGGACTTAACGGTGGGTAATGACTTATCTTTTGGTCGTTTAAGCACTACTTTGGCTGGTACTTATGTATTGGATAGCAAATACACTCGTCCTGGTACTACGGATGACTGGATCAGCAGCTTAGGTCGTTTTGGTGATGACAATGCAGTTGTATTCAGAACTGTAGCTAAATTCATCAATACCTTAACTCACGACGATTTCGCTCACAGTGTAACGCTGAACTATCGCAGTGGGTATGAAGATCAGGCACAGTATGCTGATAGCGAATATGTTCGTTTAGGTTCTATAAACGGTGAAGGCGTAGACATTCAGTTAAGTGTTCCGTCTTACGCAACAATCAACTATCAGACTAAGTACCAGGCGATGGACGCTTTGGCTGTGACCTTCGGTATCAACAACTTAGCTGACCGTGCTCCGCCATTATCCTTACGTTCAGGTGGTGCTGGTCACCAGGTTGGTTTCGACCCTCGTTACACAGACGTATATGGCCGTACTTTCTATTTAGGTCTGGACTACAAGTTCATGTAACTTGATAGCAAGTGAAGGGAGATTTCTGTTGGTAACAGAAGTTTCCCTGAACCAAATAAAAACCCCACTGCATGCAGTGGGGTTTGTTTTTTAACAGCTACATATCATTTTTTCTGTTGAATAAACTGGATCAGTTTTCCGGCAATTTCAGTATTGTCCTGAAAGCCTGCAAAGCTTTGTTTATCTGCACCATAAGCCAGTACCGGCACATCGGCAGCTGTGTGACCGCCACTAGTCCAGCCTGTGGTGGAGTGATGGTCAATACGTTGTTTCACTGCCACAGCCAAAGGTTTCAGACCTTCAGTACGTGCTTTAGTTAACAGCTGTTGCTCCTCAGCGCTCAGTTCCAGAGCTGTTAAACCTAACCATGCCTGATAAAACACCTTGTCATCTTTGAGGGCTAACAATTGGCCGGCTATGTAGTCGCCAGAATGTTTTACCTTTTTAATCACATCGCGTTTCCAGCTGTAATTGCCTTTGGCACCCAAAGATAAACCACCGGTTTCGTGATCGGCAGTGACCACCAGAATAGTATCAGGGTGACTATCCACATAAGCTTTGGCTACTTTAATCGCTTCAGCAAAATCATGCATTTCTGCCATAGCACAGGCGATGTCGTTGGCATGACCACACCAGTCAATCTGACTGCCTTCAATCATCACCACAAAACCTTTTTCAGCCGGAGACAATAACTCCAGCGCTTTTTCCGTCATTTGTTTTAATGGCAGAGGTTCTGGATTATCCAAAGCGCTGGAAAAGCCTTTAGGTGCAAATAATCCCAGAGCAGGCAACTTGTTTAGTGTTTTTAAACCAGCCCAGCTGTCCGCGTACTGGTAGCCTGCTTGTTTAAATTCTTCCACCAGATTCCGGTCTTTGCGGATGAAATAGCTGGTGCCGCCACCGAGCATTAAATCGGCAACTATCTGGCCGTCCACTTTGTTGTCGATATAGTCATCTGCGATCTGATCGTAATTTTGACGGCTCTTGTCATGCGCCAGAAAACCGGCGGGAGTGGCGTGGTTAATTTGGGCCGTCACCACCACACCTGTCTGCATGCCTTTGGCTTTGGCAATTTCCAGCATAGTGTTTAAAGGTTTATGGTCGTGATCTACCGCGATAGCACCATTGTAGGTTTTATGAGTGCTGGACAGTGCTGTTGCCGCTGCAGCAGAATCTGTGACTACTGTGTCGTCATCCGGATAGGTGCTGGCGTTACCAATCCATAACTCGTCAAACACCGTACGTTCCACTACTTTGGTGTCCGGGTTATCCATGTAATAACGATATGCAGCTAAATAAGCCGGTCCCATACCGTCACCTATCATATAAATAATATTTTTTGGTGCAGCAATTGCAGAAGCAGATGCAAGACAAGCGATGCTGATTAAACTTAGTTTTTTTAACATAGGAAAGCTCTGTAGATGGCTAAAAATCTGGTGCTACCAGAATCAGTAGGGAGAGGTTATCTTACGTCAGTGATTAAATTATGACAAAACTGTAAATGGTCTAAACGCGACCAATAGACGTAAATGCAAGACTGAAAATGTAAAAGAATAAACTTTAGATATAAGTGTTGCGGAGCTGATCATGCATGGCTTAGAGTAAGAATGGAACTAAAGCTGCTACACCTTATCTAACAGGCCGTGTAGTTAACGAGGTAAAAAGGTCATGAGTAAGAAGTTTGTTGCTGTTGCTTTGAGTCTGATGGCATTGGCAGGTTGTGCCAGTTATCCGGAACAGGTACGTATTGCTGATAATGTTGCATTGACCAGCTATGAGAATGCGGCTCAACAAAATATTGATTTTGGTACTGCCCGCTGGAGTGGGGTCATTGCGCAAGTAAGTAATAAAGCCAACCAAACCCGTCTTGAAGTTGTGTATTTTCCTTCGGGCAGTAATGGACGTCCTGCAGTCTCAGATCAAACTAAAGGTCGTTTTGTTACCTATATCAAAGGCTTTTTAGACCCTATGGTGTATCAGCCTGGCAAATCAGTCACAGTGTTGGGTGAACTGACCCGCTCAGAAATAGGTAAAGTGGACGAATATGAATACCGTTATCCTGTCATCAAAGATGCAACAGTGTATTTGTGGCCAAAACTGGAAGACCGCGTTGAGGTTATTGATACCTGGTCCATGATGCGTCCTTACCCTTATTACTGGGGTTACGGTCCTGGTATTCGTGTCCGTACTATTACAAAACAACAATCGACAACACAAGGTCCAGTTCATGTTGACAATAATAAACAGAATAAAGTGCAACCTTAATTTAGTTCTACTTTCTGCTGCGCTTTTTAGCGCAGCCGCTGTAGCTGAAACGCCCTCCGCACCTGATTTGTCTGCTTTAGCTGAGCATTCATTCCGCAGCGTAGAAGATAAAGCCAGAAATCAACATCGTCATCCGGTCGAAACACTTAATTTTTTTGGCATTAAGCCGACTATGTCTGTGCTGGAGATTTGGCCTGCACGAGGTTGGTATACCGATATTCTTGGTCCCTATTTAAAAGGGCAGGGCAAATTGAGTATTGCTAATTTCCGGGTTGACGATGGCACTATGCAAGACGACAGAAAAATATTCTGGAGCCGCATCAGTGAAAGACTCAGCCAGCGAATTCTGAAACACAAAGAACACTTTGGCTCCATTCAACAAACAGAATTTGACCCACCGGCTTATATGTATCTGGGGCTGGCGCAACAGTACGATATGGTTTTGAGTTTCCGTAATGCTCACATTTGGAATGAACAAGGCTATTTGCTGGATGTATTCCGCGCAGTATTTGATGTACTGAAACCTGGTGGTGTGTTCGGGATAGTAGAACACAGAGCCAGTCGGGTATCCGAAATATCCAGTTCTGCTGTAGAAGGCTATCTTGATGAATCTTATGTGATTGCAGTTGCAGAGCAGGCTGGCTTTAAACTGGTAGGCAAATCAGAAATTAACGCCAACCCAAAAGACACCAAAGATTATCCAAAAGGTGTTTATGCTTTACCTCCAACTTTAGCTATGGGGACAGTGGAGCGGGAAAAATACCTGGCCATTGGTGAAAGTGATCGTATGACTTTAAAATTTGTAAAGGCCGCCAGCGAGTAATGCCTGCGGTGGCGTTTTCTCTGCCCGCTGTGTCTATAGCGGGCTGGCAACAAGGTCCGGCGCAGCAAAAGGTGACTTTGTGTTTGCATGGTTGGCTGGACAACGCCGATAGTTTTTTACCTCTCTCTGCTTATTTGCCAGAACTGAATCTGGTCGCAGTTGATTTACCAGGCCATGGTCAGTCAGGACATCGCAGTAGCGATGCTCATTATCATTTTTTAGACTGGATTTACGATCTGGCTACGCTGATTAAAATAGCGGGTTGGCAGCAGGTCGATATTATCGGTCATTCAATGGGCGCTATGATTGGCTCTGTACTGGCTGCAGTAATGCCAGAGATGGTGCGTAAACTGGTGTTGATTGACAGTATAGGATTAGTGACAGGCGAAGCGAGCAACACAACACATCAGGTTCGCACCGCAATTAACCACAGATGGCAAAGTCCAAATAAACAAAAACCAGTGTACAGCGATCTGCAAAGCGCAGCGCTTGCCAGGCAAAATCAAAGTGATTTTGATCTAAGTTCTGCACTCATACTTACCAGACGCGGCACAACAGCATGCGCTGGCGGACTCACCTGGTCTGCAGATATGCGCTTACGTGAATCATCCGCATATCGTTTATTGCAGCCACAGGCCACGCAACTGCTCCACGACATTCAATGCCCGGTATTGGCTATTCTGGCGAAAGATGGCTTGCCGATGATGCAGCAGGCGCGACAAGAGTATCAGCACTGTTATCGGCAACTGGAGCTGATTGAGTTGAGCGGAGGTCATCATTGTCATATGACTCAGCCTGAGCCAACAGCCAACGCAATTCGTCAATTTTTACTGTCCTGACGATTTTTTATGCTCAGCAATCCTGCAGAGCACCCTTTGGGGCCAGCTAAAGCTGTTAAAAATCGTTCCTGACGATTTTTTATGCTCTGCAATCCTGCAGATCACCTTTGCGGGCCAGCTAAAGCCGTTAAAAATCGTTCCTGACGATTTTTTATGCTCTGCAATCCCTGCAGAGCCCCCTTGCGGGCCAGCTAAAGCCGTTAAAAATCGTTCCTGACGATTTTTTATGCTGTTATAGTCGGGGTCAGAACTGCTGGTTCCGCAGACAATTGTTAAATGAAAGCAATTGTGGGATGATGCAGGATTAGAGTAAAAACTCAGTGTCATTTTGTAGCAGATTATTTCGATGTCTGTACAAAGGGCCAAAGCACTAACTATAACTACTATAACTAAAAAATAATAAATACCACGAGGAGAGGACAGTGGATCGAGTCTGGTCAAAAAATTACCCTGAAGGCGTTCCGACAGATATTAATGCTGATCATTACGCGTCGTTATTGGAAGTCTTTGCTGAAAGTATTAAAGACTACGCTGATAAAACCGCCTATATCAACATGGGCAAAAGCATTACTTATGCAGAACTGGATCAGTTGAGCTTAAAGTTTGCTGCTTATTTGCAACAACAGTTAGGTCTGAAAAAAGGTGATGCTGTTGCCGTGATGATGCCAAACCTGCTGCAATACCCAGTCTGTATTTTAGGTATTCTGCGTGCTGGTTGCGTAGTGGTGAACGTCAACCCACTGTACACTCCACGTGAATTAGAGCATCAGTTACTCGACTCACAAGCCAAAGCTATCGTCATTGTTGAGAACTTCGCTCATACCTTGTCTGATGTGCAGGATAAAGTGAAGCTGAACCACGTGATCCTGACCCATATGGGCGATATGTTGGGCCTGGTCAAAGGCACTATCGTCAACTTGGTCGTTAAGCATGTTAAAAAGCTGATCCCTGCGCATAATCTGAAAAAATACGTCACGTACAAGCAGGTTATTGCCACTGGTAATGCCGCTGCGTACAAAAAGCCTGTGGTTGTTGGAGAAGACTTAGCTTTTCTGCAGTACACAGGTGGCACTACAGGCGTATCCAAAGGCGCTATGCTGACGCATCGCAACATGGTGGCTAACCTGGAGCAGGCTGACGGCTGCATCGGTCCTCTGCTGACTCATGGTAAGGAATTCGTAGTTACCGCACTGCCGCTTTATCATATCTTTGCTTTAACGGCTAATTTCCTGGTCTTTATGAAGTATGGTGGTACAAATCTATTGATCACCAACCCAAGGGATATGCCTAACTTTGTCAAAGAGCTGGAGAAGTATCCGTTTTCAGTTATTACAGGTGTGAACACGCTGTTTAATGGCTTACTGAATACACCAGGTTTTGCCCAGCTGGATTTTAGCAATATGAAGCTGGCATTGGGTGGTGGTATGGCCGTGCAGCGCCCCGTGGCCGAGCGCTGGCAGAAAGTCACTAGTACTCGTCTGGTGGAAGGTTATGGTTTAACTGAATGTGCGCCTTTGGTCACAGTTAGCCCTTATAACCTGCCTGCGTATAATGGCAGCATTGGTTTCCCTGCGCCTTCCACAGACATCAAGCTGGTCAATGATGATGGCGTTGAAGCTGCTGCTGGCGAAGCCGGTGAAATGTGGGTCAAAGGTCCGCAGGTAATGAAAGGCTATTACAACAGACCTGATGAAACGTTAAAGGTACTGAATGCAGATGGCTGGTTAGCAACAGGGGATATAGCCCGTGTTGATGACGAGGGCTTCTTCTACATAGTCGATCGCAAAAAAGACATGATTTTAGTCTCAGGTTTTAACGTGTATCCAAACGAGATTGAAGAAGTGGTTGCGATGAACGACAAAGTCCTTGAAGTTGCTGCCATTGGTGTACCCAATGAATCTACTGGCGAAGCGGTGAAGATTTTTGTTGTGAAAAAAGACCAGAGCCTGACAGATGCTGAATTAATTCAACACTGTAAGGAACGTTTGACGGGCTATAAGGTACCGAAGCTGGTAGAATTCCGCACTGAATTGCCAAAAACGAACGTGGGTAAAATCTTAAGGCGGGAGCTGAAAGGTTAATCCAGAAAAAAACCGGCTTTTGCCGGTTTTTTTACAATCAAAAGTTGGCGAAAGAAATAGAAAGAGACAATCAAGGATTTAACATGACGTATCAGCTTATAACTTCCTCATCTGCTTTAGCTGCTTTTTGTGCGCAAGCCGCCAGTACGGACCTGTTAGCTGTTGATACTGAATTTGTCCGCCAAACCACCTTATACCCAAAGCTTGGTTTAATTCAGCTGTTTGATGGCAAACAACTAGCGTTGGTTGACCCTTTAGCTATTGATGACTGGAGTTCCTTGCAGCAACTCTTTGCTAATCCGGCAGTGTGCAAAGTGGTGCATTCCTGTAATGAAGATTTAGAAGCCTTAGCCACTAAAAATCTGTTGCCTATATTACCTCTGATAGACACTCAACTTGCTGCTGAACTGGCAGGTTGGGGCGGAAGTCAGGGCTATGCCAAACTGGTGCAACGAGTTTGTGCTATTGAGCTGGATAAAAGCGAATCCCGCACTGACTGGATAGCGCGTCCTTTGTCTGCTCTGCAACTGGACTATGCTGCCAAAGATGTAGAGCATTTATTGGATGTCTATCAGGCATTAAAAACTGAGCTGATGGCAAAGGGTCAATACGAATTGCTGCTTGCTGAAGGCGAACATTTAATAGCTCGTCGCTCTTATGCTTTACCTTTGTCATTTCGCCACCTGGAACTGAAAAATAGTAATCTGCTGACGCCGCGTGAGTTGGCTATTTTGCGTGAACTGGTGATTTGGCGTCAGGACTATGCCCTGCAGCATGATATGGCGCTGGGTTTTATCTTTAAAGATCACCATTTACTGGATATAGCAAAACGCCGCCCTGGTAGTCTGGAGTCGATGTTTAATATCCCTGAATTGCCAGGCCGTGAAGTGCGTCGCCACGGCAAAGCCGTTCTGGCTTTGATTGAAAAGGCCAAAGCTTTACCACTGGATCAGTGTCCGGCACCTTTTTACCACACTAATGCATTTCAGGGGGTTAAAGAAGAAATGCAAAAAATCACTGAAGCTATTAAAGCCGCAGCTAAAGAATCCGGCATTCCGGCTGAATTTATGGCAGTACGTCGTCAAAGCACAGAGTACTTTAACTGGTGCTGGCGTGTCAGTGATGAAGACAGAGCTCAATTACCAGTTCCAGAGTTTTTGCGTGGCTGGCGCCGTGAGCTGTTAGTGAAGTTTTTGCCTGTGCCACAGCACGTGCAACATTTGATCTGATTAAAGTCGAGCTTCGTATATACGAGTCGTTTTTTATTTGGTTTTACACGTTTTTTCGGCTAAATCATCTGATTTTTTTCAAAAATAGCTATTGGTCGATGTCAAAAATAGCGGCGTAACCCTTTTGCAACATTAACAATCAAAAGGGGATTGATGATGAGATGGAAAAATAAATAATGTGTCCTTGGTTTCGCTCTGCTTGCTGTCGCTGGCTGTAACGATTCCGATCCAGCACCTGAACCTGTTATTCCACCGCCGCCAGTTAACGCAACAATTAAAGTTGCGCACGCCGTGTCTGATGCTCCTGAAGTGGCTGTGAATGCGAAAGGTAGTGTTGCGGTTGGAAATCTGGCCTTTGGATATGCTTCCGGGCCAGTGTCTGTAACTCCGGGGAATTTCAGTGCTTCTGTCGATGCTAAATTATCTGGCAATGGGCTGGCCACCGTTTTTCCGCAAACCAGCCTATCTTTAGCTCAGGCAACTGACTACGTCATATTTGCCATTGGCAAAGCAGCGGATAGCAGCATCGAACCTCTGGTGATTAATTTCCCACAAACGGCAGTAAGTAGCGGTAATGTGCGCTTGCGTGTAGTTCACGCTGCGGCTTCTGCCCCAACAGTAGATGTGCACTTACCAGCTCCTGCCGTCAACTTATCTGCGGGCACTGTGGCTGCTACTCTTGAGTTTTCTGCTGCAACGGGTGAAGTCGTAGTCCCTGCAGGTGATTACAGGGTGCGTATTACGCCAGCCGGCAACCTGACTACAGTAGTCTATGATTCAGGCACCGTAGCTCTTGCTGCAGGCACAGCTTAACTATTGCCGCTTTAGACAGTAAATTTGCTGGTCCGTCACCAGTCTCATTATTAGCTTTAGTTCAGGGAGGCGACACCAGCCTTGAATTATTAGATACAGGCTCAGTTTCTGCTGTTCGGGTGGTACATGATGTCTCAGACGCACCTGCTGTCGATGTATTCGTAGACGGTGCCGAAGCTATCAACGCTTTAGCTTTCCCTGATATCACAGGTTACGCTGAACTGGCTCCGGACACCTACAATGTAAAAGTAGCAGCAGATGCGGATAACTCTGTGGTGGTGATTAATGCCGATCTGGAGCTGGAAGCCGATGCTTATTACACAGTGCACGCTGTCGGCTCTTTAACCGAAGACAGCATCGAGCCTTTGGTGGTCGTGGATAATCCACGTCGTATTGCGACAGCTGCACAAATCCGTGTGATCCATGGATCCAGCCTGGCAGGTCCAGTGGATGTTTACCTGACGGCAAACTCGGATATTTCAACTGCCACTGCGGCGCTGAGCAATGTCGCTTTTAAAGCAGATTCTGGGTATATCCAGGTACCAGCGGGCGATTATTTTGTCACTGTGACAGCAACAGGTACCAAAACAGCCGCCATTGGTCCTGTGGCAGTGACATTGGATGCAAATCGTATACACAGCAGTAGCAAGGGATGGCGAAGGCTTAACAGCGGATCTGGGATTGATCCTGTTGGATGATTTTAACAACGTGCAGTAGCAAAAAAGAGGCAGAGTCACAGACTCTGCCTCTTTTGTTTATTACTTCTTATCGTCTGGGAAAGTAACGTTTAATTCCAGTACAGACAGCTCGTCCGAGCTTTTCTCCAGCGATACTGAAACCTGATCGTCAGCAATATCAACATACTTACGGATCACCGCCAGAATATCGCGCTCCAGCTGTGGTAAATAATCCGGACTGTTGCGTCTGTTACGTTCATGAGCAACGATAATTTGTAACCGCTCTTTGGCAGTTGAAGCTGTATTTTTTTTCGTTGAACGGAAATAATCCAATAACGACATTCGCTTAGCCTCCAAATATACGTTTCAGCAAGCCTTTTTTCTCAACATTCAAGAAACGGAAAGGCACTTCTTCGCCAAGCAAGCGGGCGACCGTGTCTAAATAGGCCTGACCTGCATCGCTGTCCTGATCCAAAATAACAGGCTGACCTGAGTTCGACGCGTTTAATACGGCTTGTGATTCAGGGATCACACCCAGCAGTTTTATCGCCAGAATTTCGCCCACGTCTTCCACGCTCAACATCTCACCTTTGACTACACGCTCAGGGTTATAGCGGGTTAACAGCAAGTGTTCTTTGATGCCTGGTAAACCTTGTTCAGCACGACGTGACTTGCTGCTGAGCATACCCAAAATACGGTCTGAATCACGTACTGATGATACTTCAGGGTTGGTCACAACCACGGCTTCATCGGCAAAATACAACGCCATCATAGCGCCTGATTCAATACCAGCAGGTGAGTCACAGATAATGTAATCAAATTCTTCAGCCAGCTCGTTCAGAATACGTTCTACGCCTTCTTTACTCAGAGCATCTTTATCACGGGTTTGTGAAGCAGGCAGAATAAACAGGGTGTCGATACGTTTATCTTTGATCATCGCCTGTTTTAAATTGGCTTCACCGTTAATCACGTTGACGAAGTCGTATACCACACGACGCTCGCAGCCCATGATTAAATCCAGGTTTCTTAAACCTATATCAAAATCGATAATCACGGTTTTAAAACCGCGCATGGCGATGCCTGTACCGATAGCCGCGCTTGACGTAGTTTTGCCTACGCCACCTTTACCTGATGTAACAACAATGATTTTTGCCATCGCAAAATATCCTTAAAGCAAATCTGCTAAAACCAACTTATCGTCCTGCAACCCAATGCAAGCCGACTTACCCCAATATTCACCTTGCAGACTGTCACTCAACCAGTAACTTCCGGCTATGGAGATCAGTTCGGCTTCCAGCTTGTGACAAAACACGCGTTTTTGACTATCTCCGGCAGCGCCTGCTATGGCTTTACCACGCAGTGTACCGTAAATATGTATATTTCCATCGGCTATAACTTCAGCGCCTGCACCTACAGTACCACGGATCACTAAATCTGCACCTTTGGCATAAATTTGTTGGCCAGAGCGAATATTTTGCTCCACCACTTTGGTTTCCATCACAGGAGCCGCAACAGCCGCTTCTGTTTTAGCTTCTTTTTCTTTTGGCTCTTTCGCCGGTGTTTTGCTTTTACTCAGCTGTAATGAGGCTAAACCAGCGGCCTGGGCCAGTTTTTTCAACTCAGCAGAAGCACCACACACACCTACTAATACCAGCTCAAGTTCTTTAAATACTTGCGCAATAGCTTCGAAATCAGGAGCTTGAGTAACAGACTCGACATTAATCACCACAGGTGCGCGGTAAAAAAAGGCAGGAGCTTGGGCCAGTTTTTGTTGCAGCTGAGTTTTTACTGCAGCAGCAGACAGGTCCTGACAATACAACACAGACAGTGGAAACAAACTGCCTTTTAATTCAAAGGAATGATCAGACATAGCTCAAAATGCGCACTTTATTATTTGTTTAATGACGGCAAAAATTCGTGTCAGCCTTTATTCGCTTGGTACGCAAGGCTGGTGCTTCATGTTATAGTTTGCGCCCCTGTTAGGCAAGTTAGTAAGAGTAGTTTTTGTCCTATGTTATGTGTTGTCTATAAAAGTCCTAAGATGGACCAAACCTATTTGTATGTATTGCGCCGCGATGATTTTAGCGCTGTACCTGAAGCCTTACTTAAAACCTTTGGTCAACCGCAACTGGTCACACTGATTAATCTGGCAACCAAAAGCAAATTAGCCCATGCAGATATCAACAAGGTCAGACACGAACTGACAGAGCGGGGGTTTTATTTACAGTTGCCTCCGCCGCCTGAAGATTTACTCAAAGCGCATAAAGAGAGCCAGCAAAACAAGGAGTAACAGATGAAGTTGACTCAAATCGCAGTCATTGTGGTCAGTGGCTTATTGTTGTCCTGTACCAGCACTGTGTCTGGCAAGGCGCAGGCGACCAGTGAAACGGTGAAAACTGTAGCTGCGAAGCCGCAACCGCAAAACGTTGCTCCGGCCTTGCCTGCGCCAGCTGCTGTGACTAAAGGCAGTTTTGAACAATACGCCGCTGCGTTAAAGCAGGAAGCCTTACAAAAGGGTTATTCCAATGCGCTGGTTAATGACGTATTCGCCAGTTTAACGCATTATCAGTCTGCTGTAGTGGCCGATAAAAAACAGCCTGAATTCACTGAGACGTTAGATACTTATTTACCAAAACGGATCAGTAAACAGCGTATTTCTCTTGCCCGTAAATACTACAAAGAGCATCAACAGGAACTGGAAACCATAGGCCAGAAATATGGTGTACAGCCGCGTTTTATTGTTGCCTTGTGGGGGCTGGAAAGTAGCTTCGGTAAGTTTATGGGCAACTACTCAGTGCCTTCGGCTCTAGCCACTATGGCTTATGACGGCCGTCGTGAAGCCTTTTTTAAATCGGAATTTTTTCTGGCGCTGGATATTTTGCAACAAGGCCATGTCAACTTAGCAGACATGAAAGGCTCATGGGCCGGTGCTATGGGCCAAAGCCAGTTTATGCCAAGTGCTTTTATGTCCTACGCTCAGGATGGTGACGGCGATGGTCATATCAATATCTGGCAAAGCCGCACCGATGCCTTTGCTTCTATTGCCAATTATTTAAAAACCCGGGGCTGGGACAATAGCCAAACCTGGGGCAGGGAAGTAAAAGTTCCTAAAAACTTTGATTTCTCTTACGTGATCCCAAAAGGCAGCAAAGACAGAACTCAGTGGCTGCAGTGGTGGGCTAAATCTGAACGTTCTTTAGCTGCATGGCAAACTTTAGGGGTTCGCACCATTGAAGGTAAAGCATTGCCCAAACGAGATATCAAAGCTGCATTGGTGATGCCGGATGATGAACACGGCAGGGTTTATCTGGCGTACAGCAACTACCAAACGCTGATGCACTGGAACCGCTCTTATTATTTTGTCACCAGCGTAGGTTATCTTGCAGATTTAATAGTGGCTGAGGATTAAACATGAGTTATCAGCATAAAGATGTTCAGGGACAGGTTATTCACCTGCCTGCAGGCAAAGTGCTTTGCATAGGTCAGAATTATCAGGACCATATAGCCGAGATGAACAGCAAAACAGCACCGGAAGCGCTGTTTTTTATCAAACCTTCCACAGCTGTGGTGGATATGCACCAGCCATTCTCTATCCCACAACAACTGGGTGCTGTGCATAATGAAACTGAGCTGGCCGTGCTGATTAAAGCACCTTTAACCAAAGTGACTCCACAGCAAGTGCTGGACGCGGTTTGGGGTTATGGTCTGGCGCTGG
Protein-coding sequences here:
- a CDS encoding DUF4397 domain-containing protein, with protein sequence MVHDVSDAPAVDVFVDGAEAINALAFPDITGYAELAPDTYNVKVAADADNSVVVINADLELEADAYYTVHAVGSLTEDSIEPLVVVDNPRRIATAAQIRVIHGSSLAGPVDVYLTANSDISTATAALSNVAFKADSGYIQVPAGDYFVTVTATGTKTAAIGPVAVTLDANRIHSSSKGWRRLNSGSGIDPVG
- a CDS encoding DUF4397 domain-containing protein, coding for MKVAHAVSDAPEVAVNAKGSVAVGNLAFGYASGPVSVTPGNFSASVDAKLSGNGLATVFPQTSLSLAQATDYVIFAIGKAADSSIEPLVINFPQTAVSSGNVRLRVVHAAASAPTVDVHLPAPAVNLSAGTVAATLEFSAATGEVVVPAGDYRVRITPAGNLTTVVYDSGTVALAAGTA
- the minC gene encoding septum site-determining protein MinC codes for the protein MSDHSFELKGSLFPLSVLYCQDLSAAAVKTQLQQKLAQAPAFFYRAPVVINVESVTQAPDFEAIAQVFKELELVLVGVCGASAELKKLAQAAGLASLQLSKSKTPAKEPKEKEAKTEAAVAAPVMETKVVEQNIRSGQQIYAKGADLVIRGTVGAGAEVIADGNIHIYGTLRGKAIAGAAGDSQKRVFCHKLEAELISIAGSYWLSDSLQGEYWGKSACIGLQDDKLVLADLL
- a CDS encoding lytic murein transglycosylase produces the protein MKLTQIAVIVVSGLLLSCTSTVSGKAQATSETVKTVAAKPQPQNVAPALPAPAAVTKGSFEQYAAALKQEALQKGYSNALVNDVFASLTHYQSAVVADKKQPEFTETLDTYLPKRISKQRISLARKYYKEHQQELETIGQKYGVQPRFIVALWGLESSFGKFMGNYSVPSALATMAYDGRREAFFKSEFFLALDILQQGHVNLADMKGSWAGAMGQSQFMPSAFMSYAQDGDGDGHINIWQSRTDAFASIANYLKTRGWDNSQTWGREVKVPKNFDFSYVIPKGSKDRTQWLQWWAKSERSLAAWQTLGVRTIEGKALPKRDIKAALVMPDDEHGRVYLAYSNYQTLMHWNRSYYFVTSVGYLADLIVAED
- the minE gene encoding cell division topological specificity factor MinE, whose protein sequence is MSLLDYFRSTKKNTASTAKERLQIIVAHERNRRNSPDYLPQLERDILAVIRKYVDIADDQVSVSLEKSSDELSVLELNVTFPDDKK
- a CDS encoding YcgL domain-containing protein gives rise to the protein MLCVVYKSPKMDQTYLYVLRRDDFSAVPEALLKTFGQPQLVTLINLATKSKLAHADINKVRHELTERGFYLQLPPPPEDLLKAHKESQQNKE
- the minD gene encoding septum site-determining protein MinD; this encodes MAKIIVVTSGKGGVGKTTSSAAIGTGIAMRGFKTVIIDFDIGLRNLDLIMGCERRVVYDFVNVINGEANLKQAMIKDKRIDTLFILPASQTRDKDALSKEGVERILNELAEEFDYIICDSPAGIESGAMMALYFADEAVVVTNPEVSSVRDSDRILGMLSSKSRRAEQGLPGIKEHLLLTRYNPERVVKGEMLSVEDVGEILAIKLLGVIPESQAVLNASNSGQPVILDQDSDAGQAYLDTVARLLGEEVPFRFLNVEKKGLLKRIFGG